The following is a genomic window from Daphnia magna isolate NIES linkage group LG4, ASM2063170v1.1, whole genome shotgun sequence.
CACATGTACGCGTTGAGGGTGATGAAATTAATATCTAGTTTGTATCCGTTTTCTTGAAGCCAATGTCGCCAATACCGTAAAGCGAGACAAGAATACCATATTCCATATATTCTGTCTAGTGGTGATAAGCTTTTATCCAAATAACTTGCTGTTATTAGTCTCATTAGCTTAAGATAGAAGCACGTTACTTCTGAACCTGATGAAATAATATACATACAACAAGATATATAGTTGACGTCAGACCAttcacaattttctattttctaacTATGATTTTATAAAAAAGTTATACCTGCTACTTTGTCGCACAGAATATCAGTGACACAAGGGTCACACAGTCTTCTTACAGCATCGTAATTCATTTTGTCGTGCAAATTTAGATCACCATTTTTTAAGTGGTGCTGCCCTTTGGTAACTTCTGTTAAGAGTTGTTCAAGGTCAGACACCGAAGCAATCCCTTTACCTATTGTGAGAAATGTAGCTCGGTCTCTTTTCAGTAACCGCGTTCGAAATTTTGCGCCTGTATGCGAACAATTGAAAATAAGCTCCGTCTGCATTATAAATACTAAGAAAATGTTCGGCGTTCGGAATTGTACCTATGTGAACTGTGTCTTGTACTGGCACTGCACTGTTTATTACATCGGCGGCGAAAAAATCCCATTGTCGTTTCAGTAGCCAACCCGTTTCGTCAGCTATTTGTTGTGCTGCATAAAGAGAAAATACTTGCCATCACattattttacttttcttaAAATAACTACTTATATACCGTACCGCttctgcctcttttttgtCGTGAGAGACGGGGGGAAGCGCACCTAAATTCAAAACTTGGCgcatcattttcatttctctaCTGTCTCCGTCTGCGGAATATGTAAGCATTCGGATTCCCAACTTGTTTAGTTCGGCTTCAATATAATTAGCCCTGTGCTTAACATCGTCTGCCGTAAATCTGTTGTTTGAACAGAAAGAAGCAATCCGGATAGCCGGGATTTGCTCATCCATGGTTTGCGCCATAACAGTGATAACCACAGCTGCACGTTCatatttttcgaataaattaACAATATCCTCGGCGGTCCTGACAGAAGAAGCTAGCGAATCGGGAAATCCTGCGAATATTTAGttttaatgaaaacattcataatacatagaaaagaacagaaaattaATACCATTGCATCGCAGCGGAAGACTAAATCCAATGACTCTGTTTGTCCTTTTATCGTATTCTCTCTGTCCGACGATGGCTGTTCCGTCTTCCGCAATGGAAACGACTGGTGGCAGTCTATGTTTATCCAAAATTTCTTTAAGTAACGCAACATTTACTTCTCCTTCGGGTACTGATTTGTGAAACGAGGATAATTTTCTCTCAATAGTTCTGCAACTAGGAAATATTCCTTCAAAATTAGCACTTAACACTTCATAAAATTTACGACCACCCTGAATATAACTGTACATGGCAAAATGTAATAGTCCAATATCCTTGTCGTAACGATATCCAccaggttttttttaatttgaacgcTAGCTTGAATGTTCAAGCGTTGAAGCAATGTTCTTCTTGAGCTTGAGTCTTTTGATTGCGTTTTCTGGACAGAGTACGACTCACTACTGCTGTCCGTTACTGAAAACCTGGCTCTCATTAGAAGGCAAGTTAGAAGGTTCCGACCCGACAGTTTCTGATGAAGATGCTCCGGAGCAAAGTCTATTAGGTTGTGATTGTGAAATTTGGGCTTGATTACTTTGACCACTGGTTCCTGGGGTTGCCCCATGACTTGTAGCATCATGACCGTGCTTCCTTTtgtggaaattattgatgtgATTCACATAAGCAGAAAATTTCCAGCCGACATGTTTGTCACCATTTACGTTAAACGGCGCTATTTTACACGTAGAACAAGTAATTTTAGGCTGTTCGCTTTCATGATTGTCAATCGTCCATTTAATAGACGGTAAATCCCACGTATCACGAAGTTTGCTTTTTGAAATCCAATTGAATAAGTATTCCTGTAACGATTTTCCCTTTCGTCTTATCACGCGTGTAgtattttgtgtttcttcaaGTGTTCCTTCTAACGTAACGTTTGTCATATCACTTTGGCCTTCTGAAACATTTGCAGCACGACTTACGACTCGCATCACAGAATCTATGGGAAGAACATTAGTAGGGCTAACTTCTTGTAATCCTCCATTCACAGGCATATCAGCCAAGCCATCAGcactgttatttttttttctcctgaCTCTGATGAACTGAAGGTAGAcactctctttcttttgcgTCCTGATGACGGTAAAATGTCATAGGAAAAGTTTTCTTGACTTCGCGCTGTTATTTTTTGAGCAGTGTCAACAACATCAGCAATTAAAGCTTTTTCTCCTGGCATAAAACTAAACTTCGAAGGAATTTTTGCAaacatttctccaaaaatGCTGACTTTCTCAGCTTCGGGTAAGTCAGCAACGTAATCTACATCAGCAAGGATTGTTCTTACAAAATGTTCTAATTCAGCACAATCGGGATTTATTCGAGCCAAAGTACGAAAAGAACTATAACCGAGCTTTAATAATATGCACTTGATTTTTGGGGTAACATTTATGTCAAATTCTGTATGCAGAATAGAAAAAACACAGTTTTCCCCCATTTTCGTCACTCTTGGCACTAGATCGCAGATACAGGTGTTCAGAACCGCACGACAAAGTAGTCTACATTCAACTGAAACAAACCAAATATGCGAAAATTCTACTTTTTTTCCGAaaagattcatttttttcacttttttcaattttttttcacttttttacCTCTTACTTCTCAAAGtgacgaaaaataaatttttagtcgccacttcccctttttttctcatttggaCTATATCATATTGGGGCGTTTCAagcatctttttcttctcttttatttgtAGAACTGATTCCCGCgcatcaaattttttcattttctagtcCTTTTTTGAGTGTCGAACCCCTTGGGATGTGGCTGGTACGGCGATGCCCAACGTATTTCCCCACGCTGGTCATCGAAATACTGGTGTGTGCCGACGACCAGGACTGATCCAAGGAAAATTAAGACGAACTTCATCTAAATCGTATTGAACAATCAAATCAATTTCGAAGTGAAATGAGTTTTAAGCCGTGTATAATCAATCGATAGACGTGTTGCAATTCAGTTTAAAATAAAGACATATGCACCTTCAGTTGCTGAACAGGTTGTGCTTACCTCGATGCTACCGATCGACGGATGAAAAGTGTAACCAGAAAAACGAGACTTTATATACCAAGATAAATCTACCCAGttgtttgttgtgtttgttttttaacatgTTTTCGGCGGGTTGCATTTCTTTAGGGTTTCTTGAGTTGGATTGCGTGGGCAATCAAACTCTAAACTTGTTGATGCATAGAAAAGTAATGAGGTGAATCGTGAGTTGTATGCACACACCTGGCCGAGGGAATTGAAATAGCGCAAGAACTATTTATATAGGACCTGTCGGAACTATTTTCATGTTTTGGCTGCAAGTGCATTTGATGGATTATGTCATAACTTTTCAACGTCTGCCTTTGCAAACAGTTTGTTTTCTAACCGTAATAAACGAGCCCTTCATTCCCGACTGCGTGATCCacagacgaagaaaaaaagagtatagggaaagaaaaacaaaagaactaCAAGTTGACACGTAGTAGTCTAGTCGAACAAAACGAGAAAAGGGGCGTTAGCTACATAGGGGAAAGGGTGTGATTTTTCAGTCAAGGTTTCACCGAACAAAATAAATGGCAGGGGGCGGATGCGCAATgcaaaaataatgaaacaaagcTTCGAAATATCACATTGATTTCTGTTTGATTCATTCTAAATGTTGGTGGTTGAATCTTTCTGCGAGTAAATAAATGTAAGCCAGCTTGTAAGTTCGAAAATGAGCAGAAGAATACAATCTTGAAAGGATGCTTGAACACTAGTTTATTTCAAATAGAACTGCATGTCAAATTGAATCAAGAGAAAAGTATTAGCTCAAACAGCAGAATAATTACTCCGATAAGAAATGAATGGAAACTGACGCACAGTTCTCATCAACAGACAGAAGGCAGATAAGAAAATGCAAGGGGTTATTACGCATAAACGCTATAGGCAGTTTGTTAGGCGCAAACAACATAGCCAGCTGGTAAACAAACAGCCACGTTATTTCCTGTTGGGTCTAGAATAACCGTACTAGTTAAAGTCGTTCCAACAAACAAATACTGTGTCATGGTGGTAGACGCAGCCAATCCGCCACCGAAAAATCGTTTCTCTCTCGAATTTTTATCCTTGTTCTCTTCATCCGGCATTTCTACGGTGCCCATCCACTCATCCTTTGATGAAACCAAGTCGTCGGAGATCGTTTCGTTTATTGCCGATCCCGTATGCAAATGCGGGAGGGCTGTCGATGTCAGTCTAGCAACCGAAATTAAAACATAAAGAGTCTCTAATAAAATCCGAGAGAAAATACCAATTACTTGACAGTTTCTGATGGAACAATGGGGAATTGCAAATGTTCGGAATCTTCCACCTCCCGTCTCTTTCGGCCGGCGCAAGTAGGTGACGGCACATCGGCCAAATTGTTGGACGGTACGCAAAGTACGATGGAGCCAACGGTGGTCACAGTCGAACTGATGGTAAACGTCGCCGTCTTCAGGAAAGGATTGTTGATTGTACTCGCGTAGAAAAATCGCCCGGCGTTATGATTATGGAAGCCTTTGAAACCGTTGATCCTCGACTGGGTGTCTGCAAACTCCTCGTGACTATCATCGTCCATCACATCGTGACTCTCATCTACAGCCATCACGCCCCCATTGAAACCCTCGTtctgaaatcaaacaaacacgTTACTAATATAACGAATTTGATGAAGTTAAACGTTTAATTTATACATACTTCCATCGAGTAGATGGTCGGCCGGAGAGGCCTGGAGTAACGAACGTACGGCATCACGTCTTCCGCATTGTCGTAATACAATGGGTGATAATTCCTGATGAAAGACGTGTAGGGGGACAACATAGGCACAACTCTTGGCCTTTGTAATTGTTGGTGAGACATGACCATCAGAGTTGACAGGAAAATGAAAGCGAATTTCATCTATTCATGACAAAAGATGATGTTTGAATAGGAAATTGCAATTGGTCAAAGTGTATTGCGATTTGAAATGCTGCTGGGCAACATATTTTACTTGAATAATACCTTGAGAGTAGGGCTGTTTGGTGTTTCTTTCACTGATGGACGAAGATAGTATGATTCCAGTTTGGGAAAGGATGCCCTCTTATATAGGCCCACCCTTTTTCGGCTCACTATACTGATTTCAATTATAGggaatttaaattttctatttagaaTGTTTTACGAAGCGTTCCATCCGGAACATCAAATTGTATTGTGTTTGTCCTTTTTTAAGTCGACTAGGCCTGTACATCTTCAAGAATCATTTTTTCATACTTGCCGCTCCAGTGAGGCCGATCTTTTTTCTACCAGAATATGACTAGATGAGATTTCCCCTTGTTCAAAACAAACGAATCCTTTAAAAAATCCGTAATTTTTACTAAGCCTACCTGTTTCcaattctggaaaaaaaaaacactcgAAAAATATGAAACCTTGAGGGTTGGTAGAGAATTATCGGTTCAAGCGCATTCGTAATTGAAAAAATCAATGAGGCATGTCAGAATCGATTAATTTTATTGCGCTGACTCGCTCGCATTCATTACAATTTTTCTCATGAATATTCCGAAAGCAAGAAGCCGATGACTAATGATGCGAGCGTCACGGTTGTCTTGTTTGTTAAATAACCCCAAAAGCAGAgcatcaataaaaataaaaaactggCCCTGCCAAATAGCATTTTCCAAATTGAGCTCCAGCTCAATAATCGTTCGTGTTACTCACGTTATGCTGACACGATTGGTCAAGCAAGACGTTCTAGTCAACAGACGGGggaaaacaattatttttattgattacTTTTGCTAGACACGGACGAATAACAAGCCAAATCGTGTGAAGAATTTCAACACGCAAcatcaaaattcaaatgcACTTAGAATTTTGAAATTAGAAAAAGTCTACTGCCGTATACTACTCGTAACTGAAACAATAGCTGattattgaattaaaaaaaaaaaaaatttaacaaacgACGTAGCCACTTGGGCGACAAACAAGTCGAGCGCCACCAAAACCTGTGGCCACCAAACTAACTGTTTTGGTGGCAACAAACGAATTAAAGACATAAGAATACTCAGTCATTGTTACGTAGTTTTTCAAAAGGAATCGCATTTCCCTATTTGAAAACTGCGGCCTATCGTTCACGTCTTCGTCGGTAATCACGTCATCTTTAGAAGATGTAATCATGTCATTGGTAACGTTCTCCGATTGGCCGATGGTTGCCACACTCGTCGTCATCAATCTGCAATTTGATCAACgtaacattttctttaaaacgGATGTTTTATGCTACAAGAAATTGTTTCACTTACGGCAGCGGCTTGGAAGGATGGACGGCAAACTGAGAATCTTCAGAAATATGCGGAGAATCTTCGAGGATAATCCGTTTTTTACGACGACAGATTATCTGGGCTGATCCTACAGAGAATTGCCCTATGGGCAGGCAAGACTGGATGTTCGTTACATTCACCATCGATGTCAAAGTCATCGTAACAGTCTTCCAAAATGGATTGTCAAACGTGCTGTCGCCGCCCAAAAGAAAGAGACGCGCATCCGGTTTGCTCATTCTCAGCTGGACGTCTGGGTAATCATCGCCTAACGTTCCATCCGTCCCATCGCTGCCCTTGTGATTGTTGCGACCTTCCACTCCACCGAAACGTTCCTGATGTATATTGGTGTGTTTTTCAACCAATAATTAAGTATAATGAACTGAAATTTTATTACTTTCGATTGTTCTAAAGGTTTGGTGAACGTCTGGCTGTCGTGGAACACATCGTCTTCGGGGTATTCGTAGTAAACAGGTCGGTAATGATTGATGACGTATGTAGGTAATAAATAAGGTATCCAAAATAATGCTCTTTGTCCGTAATCAGGCACAAATTGTTGATGAGAAAGGATGACGCAGGCTGACAGGATCAATACCAACATGATGTCTGTTTATCAAATGAGATTGAGTTTAAGTACCATATTTTTGAAGGAATTATATTCAAAACATGTACCTGGACAGGTGGAGACTTGTTGGCTAGATGATGGGATGGATTGCACTGAGTTGGTGTGAAGAGATGAGCCTCTTATATACGTTTACTTGACAAGACATTGTATATCTCCTAATTGACATCGCAGGTGATTTGCTGGAACTATTGACACTTCCGCCTGCTGGAACGATGAGCTCCGCCGAGTTTGGAATATTAGATACGGCATCAGCTACAAGGTAAATTGGACGGATGGTTAGTGACAAATTTATCAAAAGATATACCGAAAAACGTGAAATATTTTTGCGAATGGCAGTCAACTATGCGAAACGCTAATAATTATTCTGATCTATATACGAGCTTATAGTTGCTGGTTTCTTTTGCCTTCTTGAAATAGGAAGCTTCACGCAAGGACTGGTGACTAAATTTGATATTTATCGACGTAATTTGCGACTCACGTGATTTCCACGTCCCGATGCGTCTGCGCATTCATGTCATGTATGGCAAGTCCCTCAGTGCAAAACGAACGCTATTAAAATATCAAGTATAGGCAGTTACACGGTATATACAGTTATGTATATTTAAGCCTTCATAGGAAAAATGAGAGACATTAATTCGACACGCGCAACAGTTGACTATTATACCACGCAATTTCGTAGGCAAAAGGCACATTGAACAACGCAATTTGCGTGAAGTTCACCATCGACCATGGATTGTATTTCGAATCGAATCGGACCATTCCCATTTTCTCGATCAATCTCAACAGTTTGGCCCATTCGCGATTCTTAGCCATCGTTTCATTGACTCCGAAATGAATCTCTATTCCTAATTGACGCACGTTGGACAGCATCCCGGACGCCATCATCTGCGGCAGAGCTTTCCATTCAGCCGACTCGACATCGATTTTCAAATAATCGATGATCCTCTTACCATGACGAGCTGTCAGGTTGTTGTAGATGGAAGAGAGCGATCGAATGGTCCATCCTTTCACAGATGTCTCCTCCTTGTCGCCCAGTCCCCAGTTGTAAAAATGGATGCCGGGACCGTGGTCGTGATGATCAACTCCCATCGAAGGATCGAAAGAAAAGACTTCACATCCGTAATTTCGAATCTCCTCGTCAAACGACCATTCGTTGTTGATGCCGAAAGAGTAGACGAGACATTCGTCGGGATCGGGAGCCACTTCAGGATCGATGCAAACTGTTTTTTGTCCATCGATTCCTGAAGGATTCCTGAGTATGAGCCCTCCGAAATCGTGAGCCAATTTACACGATGAGCGATTCGTCCACAGTGCGTAATTCAAAAGCTGGGCGCCCGTTAAAGACTCTGAATCCAGGAGGATGTCCCAGTAGGAAGGCCAATGTTCTCGTTGCTCCAGTTGATTGGTGCAATTCAATTGCATAGTGGGGAACGTTTGCAAAAGAGTGAGCATCCCAAAGGCCAATAAAAACGTACCAAACACAACAGAACATTTGGTCAAACAGCGTTTCAAATTGCAGTAATACAACAAAGACATTTGGCATTTGGCAGCTCTCTTGCTTTGAATACTAAATACGAGCATCGATCCAATTCCAAAGATGTGGCACTCCTGTTGTCCAAATTACCATTACAATCGAATTGGGTGCAATACTTTTAAATTATACTGACCCCTATCCATATAAGCCTTGAGTGTGTAGATGCCAATTCGGGGAGCGTAATGTTCGGAATGTGTTACCTAAGAAGAAAGTATAGCCCAACTGATGATTTTTAAAACCCCGCACGTTTCACGCTGTGACTGGCCACCGAGTACACACCTGAGAGCGGACGCGTCATGTCATTCTCTCATGGCACCTGTTTATCTGCTTTTCGTGCACACCTCTTCCAGtaatgaaacattttattaATCCAAACCCACTCTAGCCTGAAAACAGGGCAGCTGTTTCGACAAATGTTTCACAAAGTGAAGAGATATTATCTATAATttaccgttttttttttttttctttctaaaaagCATGTGAATACAGCTCGCCAGGAACAGCAAGTGTAGCCCGATAATGCCCACCTGTGTGATTCCGGTTGCATTTTCTTCGCAGGATATGCCCCAACTAACGAGACTATCACCTATTCGTGTATTGTgcatattatttaaaaaagcagtTACAACAGTCACTAATGCAAATCCCGTAAGAGTTTGCTATTATACCAAGCAATCTCGTGACCGAAGGATCCGGACAGCTGCAATTTCTGGAAATCTCCTGTGAACCAAGGGTTGCGTTTGGAATCGAAACGCACCATGCCCATTTGTTCGAGTGATCTCAAAACTTTGGCCCATTGGCGGTGTTGTTCCAGCGACGCTCCACTGTCCAGGTGAATTTCAACGCCGAGTTGCCGAATCTTTGATAACATGCCAGAGTTGATTATTTCCGGCAGCGCATTCCACTCGGCGCCTTCAATGTCGATTTTCAAATAATCGATCATCACTTTACCGTGCCAAGCGGTCAGGTTGTTGTATATGGAAGACAGCGAATGAATTTGCCAATTGTTGGATAACTTCTCATTTCGATCGCCCAGTCCCCAATCGTAAAAATGGATCCCACCGCTGTGATTGTGTGGCTTTTGGTTCATCGATGGATCGAAAGCGAAAACTCGACAACCGTAGCTCTCCATTTGTTCATCGAACGACCACTCGTTGTTGATTCCAAACGAGTAGACGAGACATTGGCCGGATTGTGGCGCTATTCGAGTATCGAGACACACACATTTTTGGCCATCTATGCCCGATGGATTACTCATCATTTGACCTCCAAAGTCGTGAGCTAACTGACAGGACGAGCGGTTGGTCCATGTGAAATATTCCATGAGCTGTTTGCCAGTTAAAGACTTGGATTCTATTAACTCGTCCCAGTAAGATGATGAACAGCAAAtctgttcttttctttcttcgtttctCATTTTCAACAGAATTTGAAAATACGGGGCTGCTATTAAGATGACGATAATGAATAGCAGCAAATGCTTGTGTGCGTTCATTCGTTTCCAAGTGACGCAATCAAACAACGACATGAtgaaaaacctgattttcaaaTTAAACTTCACTGTGCTTGCGTTTCAAAGCTTTGCCGAAATAACTTATGATCTCCCAATTGCAAAATATACACTTAAACTGTCATATACAGGTAACACAGTTGGCCAGCTTTGAAGGCAAACGCAAAAGAATCCCCAGTAGCCTAAGCTTGAATTGCGGACTGAATCTGCAGCAAGAAAAAGTGTCCGTCCAAAGTGCCACGACACCGACGAATGAATGCGTTATACGTGAACTCGTATTCGCTTTGAGCGTCAACGTTAAATACCACAAAACTCTTATGGACATCTGTTTAACTGCTGCACAGCAGGTGTATCTTTATGATGACGACTAAACCCAAATTCAGTCTGGTCCGTAGATAAATGCTTCAAAATATGGAGGGCTGGCCCACAAGCAGAATACAATAAACCTGAATTACAGCAacgtttgttttcttgataAACACGAATGGATACGTTACACCTCGCCAGTCTATTTGCTCTTTCCATttcgaacattttttttttaaactcggAAACGGGCGTCGGTTAGTAACGAGAATCCCCTGAGaaatttttctcttcaaaTCCGTAATCGGAGCAACGATAAATATCAAATTTCTCGACTGATGCAATATTACCaacataaacacacacacaaaaaaatggatggcACTAGTGTGGTTGGCCACTCTTTTGGCCATCTATGCCCGATGGATTTCTCAACATTTTACCTCCTATGTCGTGAGCTAATTGACACGACGATCGGTTGGTCCACGTGAAATATTCCATGAGCTGTTCGCCAGTCAGCGATTCGGAGTCTAACAGCTCGTCCCAGTAAGAAGATGAACAgcaaatttcttgttttacttCATCGTCGTTCATTTTCAACGAAATTTGGACATACGCGGCTATTATGAAGACAGCGATAATAAATAGCAGTAAATTTCTGGGTAAACTGATGCTTCGCTTCCAAATGGCGAATAAAGACATGACGAAACGGCTGATTGCAACTTGCTCCGTTCGGATGCTGGAAAAGGTTGTCAAGTTTCAGGCTTGGGGTGATGAGGAACTTTGCAGAAACTATTGATCTCGCGGCTGACAAACTTCAACTGTAATATGCATATACAATAGAGACTGGCCAATGTCCACGACCAAACGCAAAAGAATCTCCAGCAAGAAAGAGCGTTCGACTCCAAGTGCCACTGAACCACCAAATGCGTGAACGTTGTTGACTCGTATTTGCTTTCGACGTCAACGTTAGTTACCACAAAactttaatttgttttgttttttcgagaCATCTGTTAAACCATTGCAATTAGCATCTTTACGATGACAATGAACCAAGTTTTGGCCTTGTTCGTCACAGTTCTTTGAAAATGTGGAATGTTgacgagcaaaagaaaaacaagactGATTTACaaaaatacttttctttttacaagcaaaaataaatacctGAAATTACTACTGTCTATTTTCTGTTTCCATTTCAACGTTTTTACATtcggcaacaacaacatcggTTAGTAACAGAAACCCGGGCTGTTTAATTTCTCTTGAAACATGTAACCGGAATAGCGATAATAAATCTCAAGTTTCTCGACTTGccaacaattttctttttctttaaatgcCAGTTTCAGTTGTCGTCAGGTGAATCGTGATCCAACGACGAGAGCTGATTTTTAGTCAAATATTCTTGTTCGTATTGCAGACAGAATCCGTTATTGGACACATCCGCCGGCAATTCGTTTCCATTGGTCGCGTAATGGATTTGAAACGGTTTGATGTCGGCTGCGCAACAAAACAATCCTTAATTATTTAAgcttttaaaaactaaaatgaCACTTACAACAAATGGTGGTTGAAGCTGATGCGATCAGAGCGCCCTGACTGACTGTCACGTTTCCATCCGGATTGAATATTGTGCCACAGAACCTGTCGTTCCTCTGACTCGGATCGAATCGGTCGTAACCGTTGGCGATGAGTAAGAAATCTTCTTTGCAATTGGTTACGCCAACGCCGGCCCTGAACGGACCCCGGCCAGCATTTTGACTAACACTGAACGCCAATCCAGCCGAAAGACAAGGAGTGTAGCAAATCGACTTGGCTAACTATATCGAAAACGCTTAATTGAAATGGatttggaaaaataaataattaaatgaaattattTACCGAATTCGCTTTGAAACAAATGTTGTACTGTTGATTGGCCAATTGTCTGGGGTGATTCGAAGGTCTGTTGACGGAAGGTGAATCCATCCAGTTAAAGGATTTGACGATTCCTCCGAAATCGTTGAAATATTGCAAGCAATCGTTGGGAGCtattttgtatttaaaataCATAACGTCatctcgtttaatttttatagGAATTGGCTATAGTTACGAAGTATGTGGTTTGCGCAGCAAGGTATCAGAGTGATATCAATCTTCCAGAACCGTGAAATCGGAGACAGGCCAAATTTGAAACCGAGTTGGACTCCGTTTGTTCCGGATCTTGGCGTCAAGTATACTAGACGGCAAATGAAATTGCAATTAAGAGGTCAACGGTGGTTAATTACGAGAAATTTTCCCTTACAATGTTGGCCAGAATTTTCTCCGCAAAGTGTAGGTACTTTATTCTCAGCGTTAAAGACCCTGAAATTATCGGTAGCGCATTTGCTCTGTCTGTTCGGTTGGGCGATAAAGAATTCTCGAAAGTCAAGTCTAGACATGAATAAATGAATCGTCGTCGTTTGACTATTTAAAACATTCCGAACAGATCAATATCAAATCTAATCCGAACCGTATTTGGCAGATGGGTTCGTCATGAACGTTAGTGTCATCGGTGGAATTCAATTGGATGGACAACACGCAAGTGTTGGATGTTCGTTCTGGATAGAACGAGTCAGGTGATTGCCAGGTGGCATTCTGGTGATGGATTGACTCGCTGCAATCAGCGATAATTGGTTCTGTAACAGGCGGATAGTTCGTCGTTGTTGTAACTGCAGGGGTGGTCGTTATCGTCGGAATTGTGGTAATCTCGTTTGTCGTAGTTTGTCCTTCCCCTGTCGTCAGGATTTCCGTCGTGTCCGTCGTAGAAACTGGAAAATCCGTTGATATTGTCGGCCAAACGACGGTGGTCGTTGGTAAGTTGGTTGTTACTTCATCTGTTATTAAATCTGTTGATGTTGTTTGCTCGTTAGTTGGACGAGTTACTTCAtcgattgttgttgtttggccTTCTGTGGTTGAGACTGGCGCACTGGTTGGCGTAGTAGCTGGACCGTCCGTTGACGTAGTTGATACGTCC
Proteins encoded in this region:
- the LOC116921089 gene encoding uncharacterized protein LOC116921089, with translation MLTCQKRIVFFIWIGSIHFFKDGDAITGQRLYKYTEDPLVEQVVIYPWLSPMYHTSYQPPSLRDVYGEARPHGDRSRLFWTRLLNGFRKGKPYTLNPTTNGQTLGAMATGIELANNFAVALGEEGMKRLAALVAVNLSPGPPGLAGPPGSSWQFLPNGPQGSNGEKGDNGQLGGSFPTLAAISQWIKGEKGEKGERGDCGCNEVPTTLGPTTTIETTVSPLTPEVPTDWPTTSTERPTDWPNVTTEGPAVTTDGTTTPTDATALTTDVQTTPDGSTTTSPVVTTDEPYATTVESTTLEATTPTAGPTTPTDLITEGLTTEELTTIIAESTTNGLSTDVSTTSTDGPATTPTSAPVSTTEGQTTTIDEVTRPTNEQTTSTDLITDEVTTNLPTTTVVWPTISTDFPVSTTDTTEILTTGEGQTTTNEITTIPTITTTPAVTTTTNYPPVTEPIIADCSESIHHQNATWQSPDSFYPERTSNTCVLSIQLNSTDDTNVHDEPICQIRLDFREFFIAQPNRQSKCATDNFRVFNAENKVPTLCGENSGQHLYLTPRSGTNGVQLGFKFGLSPISRFWKIDITLIPCCANHILPPNDCLQYFNDFGGIVKSFNWMDSPSVNRPSNHPRQLANQQYNICFKANSLAKSICYTPCLSAGLAFSVSQNAGRGPFRAGVGVTNCKEDFLLIANGYDRFDPSQRNDRFCGTIFNPDGNVTVSQGALIASASTTICSDIKPFQIHYATNGNELPADVSNNGFCLQYEQEYLTKNQLSSLDHDSPDDN
- the LOC116920965 gene encoding methyltransferase-like protein 24; translation: MLVFSIQSKRAAKCQMSLLYYCNLKRCLTKCSVVFGTFLLAFGMLTLLQTFPTMQLNCTNQLEQREHWPSYWDILLDSESLTGAQLLNYALWTNRSSCKLAHDFGGLILRNPSGIDGQKTVCIDPEVAPDPDECLVYSFGINNEWSFDEEIRNYGCEVFSFDPSMGVDHHDHGPGIHFYNWGLGDKEETSVKGWTIRSLSSIYNNLTARHGKRIIDYLKIDVESAEWKALPQMMASGMLSNVRQLGIEIHFGVNETMAKNREWAKLLRLIEKMGMVRFDSKYNPWSMVNFTQIALFNVPFAYEIAWYNSQLLRVSN
- the LOC116921093 gene encoding uncharacterized protein LOC116921093; translation: MSLFDCVTWKRMNAHKHLLLFIIVILIAAPYFQILLKMRNEERKEQICCSSSYWDELIESKSLTGKQLMEYFTWTNRSSCQLAHDFGGQMMSNPSGIDGQKCVCLDTRIAPQSGQCLVYSFGINNEWSFDEQMESYGCRVFAFDPSMNQKPHNHSGGIHFYDWGLGDRNEKLSNNWQIHSLSSIYNNLTAWHGKVMIDYLKIDIEGAEWNALPEIINSGMLSKIRQLGVEIHLDSGASLEQHRQWAKVLRSLEQMGMVRFDSKRNPWFTGDFQKLQLSGSFGHEIAWYNSKLLRDLH
- the LOC116920080 gene encoding uncharacterized protein LOC116920080 encodes the protein MLVLILSACVILSHQQFVPDYGQRALFWIPYLLPTYVINHYRPVYYEYPEDDVFHDSQTFTKPLEQSKERFGGVEGRNNHKGSDGTDGTLGDDYPDVQLRMSKPDARLFLLGGDSTFDNPFWKTVTMTLTSMVNVTNIQSCLPIGQFSVGSAQIICRRKKRIILEDSPHISEDSQFAVHPSKPLPLMTTSVATIGQSENVTNDMITSSKDDVITDEDVNDRPQFSNREMRFLLKNYVTMTEYSYVFNSFVATKTVSLVATGFGGARLVCRPSGYVVC
- the LOC116921097 gene encoding uncharacterized protein LOC116921097; amino-acid sequence: MKFAFIFLSTLMVMSHQQLQRPRVVPMLSPYTSFIRNYHPLYYDNAEDVMPYVRYSRPLRPTIYSMENEGFNGGVMAVDESHDVMDDDSHEEFADTQSRINGFKGFHNHNAGRFFYASTINNPFLKTATFTISSTVTTVGSIVLCVPSNNLADVPSPTCAGRKRREVEDSEHLQFPIVPSETVKLTSTALPHLHTGSAINETISDDLVSSKDEWMGTVEMPDEENKDKNSREKRFFGGGLAASTTMTQYLFVGTTLTSTVILDPTGNNVAVCLPAGYVVCA